The following proteins are encoded in a genomic region of Cydia fagiglandana chromosome 26, ilCydFagi1.1, whole genome shotgun sequence:
- the LOC134677319 gene encoding bromodomain-containing protein 9-like has translation MYESGVNSEEPVNYNLLFCHACLSSNRTLTPVGDYINIYLKICDNSRMSLTSQVNVCWECLALLRKVQAFRRKVENAQKILDYCVKQQTPLEDNLSNLTLSSIETTTFDFPVIDEENDYENYLENNIKTTEYSDLDKSLRTEDVYTDKSDLRHEDLYTDKSDLRHEDLYTDKSDLRHEESYNELMFKIEDVRGQCDILHVPMLNLSASSDEVKVKIEHLDSPEGEEERQHRRWQRSAMLVYKRICSHRYAQHFQRPVTDDLAPLYSRIVRRPTDLSTIRRRIKDGVIRTTAEFTRALLLMFSNALMYNSSHHFIYQMTLEFREETLRELSLLMSAEEEMSAECPLARPPPRRPATPEHMKPAAPRARRASVYGAADPRPMEPRKRTKWDWPSIDDEYLIAKKYKNSVAVLL, from the exons ATGTACGAGAGTGGAGTAAATTCTGAAGAACctgttaattataatttattattttgtcaCGCGTGTCTGAGCTCTAATAGAACTTTAACTCCGGTTGGAGACTACATCAATATTTATCTAAAAATTTGCGATAATTCACGAATG AGCTTGACTTCACAAGTAAATGTCTGCTGGGAGTGCCTGGCGCTGCTCAGGAAGGTGCAGGCCTTCAGGAGGAAGGTTGAGAATGCGCAGAAGATTCTGGACTATTGTGTCAAACAGCAA ACTCCACTAGAAGATAATCTCTCCAACCTAACTCTGTCTAGCATTGAGACAACCACATTTGACTTCCCCGTCATAGATGAAGAGAATGACTATGAAAACTATCTAGAGAACAATATAAAAACAACAGAATACAGTGATTTGGACAAAAGTTTAAGAACAGAAGACGTATACACAGACAAGTCTGATTTAAGGCATGAAGACTTATACACAGACAAGTCTGATTTGAGGCATGAAGACTTATACACAGACAAGTCTGATTTGAGGCATGAAGAGTCATACAATGAATTAATGTTTAAAATAGAGGATGTGCGAGGGCAGTGTGACATATTACATGTGCCTATGTTGAATTTGTCAG CGAGTTCGGACGAGGTGAAAGTTAAAATAGAACACCTGGATTCCCCGGAGGGCGAGGAAGAGAGGCAGCATCGCCGGTGGCAGCGCTCCGCTATGCTGGTCTATAAGAG GATATGCAGTCACCGCTACGCGCAGCACTTCCAGCGGCCCGTGACGGACGACCTGGCGCCTCTCTACAGCCGCATCGTACGCCGCCCCACAGACCTCTCCACCATCAGACGGAGGATCAAAGATGGCGTCATCAG GACGACGGCGGAGTTCACACGCGCGTTGCTGCTGATGTTTTCCAACGCGCTGATGTACAATAGCAGCCACCATTTCATCTATCAAATGACGCTGGAATTTCGGGAAGAG ACGCTCCGCGAGCTGTCGCTCCTGATGTCAGCGGAAGAAGAGATGAGCGCGGAGTGCCCGCTGGcgcgcccgcccccgcgccgcccc gccacacccg AGCACATGAAACCTGCGGCGCCGCGCGCCCGCCGGGCCTCCGTGTACGGAGCCGCGGACCCCAGGCCGATGGAGCCCAGGAAACGCACCAAGTGGGACTGGCCCAGCATAGACGACGAATACCTAATAGCTAAGAAATACAAAAACAGTGTTGCTGTGCTATTATAG